TGAAGAACAACGACGTACCCGTAACCGAGGGCGAGGTGAATATTGAGCTGAGCCAGGACGGCATCACCCAGGAGCGCGTAACCCGTCCCCTCTCGGCGGCCACGATCACCAGCACCCTCAAGACGCCCGGCTTCCTGTGGTGCATCGTCAGTTATGCGGGGGCCGATGGCAAGGCGACGGTGGGCTATGGCAGCGCGGGCTTTGACCCGCTGGACATCAAGCCCAGCCTGCCCGTGCCCGATGACTTTGACGCCTTCTGGGCGGAGAAAAAGGCCAAGCTGGCCGAAGTGCCCATGAATGCGAAGCTGACGCCGGTGGAGTCTCCGGCCGAGGGCGTGGAGTGTTTCGACGTGCAGCTTGATTGCCTCGGCGGTGCGCCGGTGTCGGGTTACCTGACGCGACCCGTTGGTGCGAAGCCGAAGAGCCTGGCGGCCATGCTCTTCGTTCATGGTGCGGGCGTGGTCAGTGCGCGGAAGCAGCCGACCATCGCGGCGGAGGGCGTGCTGGCGCTGGATATCAACGCCCACGGCATCCCCAACGGGCAGCCAGCGGAATTCTATAAGGAACTTTCGGCGGGCAAGCTTAACGGCTACCCCCACTTCGGCAAAGACGACCGTGAGACCTCGTACTTCCTGGGCATGTACCTGCGCCTCATCCGCGCGATGGAGTTCCTCGAAGCGCAGCCCGAGTGGGACGGCAAGATTTTGATGGTCGAAGGCACCAGCCAGGGCGGCGGCCAATCCCTT
This genomic interval from Candidatus Hydrogenedentota bacterium contains the following:
- a CDS encoding acetylxylan esterase encodes the protein MSAFVPRAFFHLIAFALLTFTAAAQDGVVVSVATDREDALYKVGETVTYTITVKNNDVPVTEGEVNIELSQDGITQERVTRPLSAATITSTLKTPGFLWCIVSYAGADGKATVGYGSAGFDPLDIKPSLPVPDDFDAFWAEKKAKLAEVPMNAKLTPVESPAEGVECFDVQLDCLGGAPVSGYLTRPVGAKPKSLAAMLFVHGAGVVSARKQPTIAAEGVLALDINAHGIPNGQPAEFYKELSAGKLNGYPHFGKDDRETSYFLGMYLRLIRAMEFLEAQPEWDGKILMVEGTSQGGGQSLAAAGLNSKVTLLCAGVPAICEHTGVIAGWPLLVPRDEAGNPDAKVLEASRYFDAMNFAARTKADALVSVGFIDGVCRPTSVYAAYNNLRGKKEMLNKPLMNHAVAPEWDAMVLEKVKAQIAARK